In the genome of Rhopalosiphum padi isolate XX-2018 chromosome 1, ASM2088224v1, whole genome shotgun sequence, the window ATTTTTGGGATCtgcaaatgttattattaaataaaccatttccTAACGAATTCTGTTTTGTTCTCGATTAAATTTTTGGTCTAGAGATGTGTTGCCTGACGGATGTCAAAGTCTTCTGCAATCATTTGCTAATGAGACAGCAAGGTTCACACTGTGTGTAGTTACTAATGCTCGGCCGATCACCGTATGTGAAAAATGTGTGAACGAGTTCAATCAAGTATTTAAGAGATATGAAGAAATTCAAAAGGTAAGTAAAATTGTGAAATAATCAagggttttgttatttttttttgtttttcttttacagTTACACAACAATGATAGTGAGGTAGACTGTCGAGCAGTATTGACTAATATTGATCGGTTACAAGTCGTCTACGCAAGCTATAACTATGTGTTGGACATGTGGGAAAAAGCGTCATGCAAACGTTAGTACTTACACAGTTACtacaaattaatacttattgttaacatttgtgataatgtgatataaccaatttttattttattattagtatgtttAAATGGTACTGTTTTCAATGACAAGACAAAAGGAGTTATGATACGAGGTGATAATTTAGATGAGTGTATATCAAAACACATAAATGACACACAACTTTCAAACTCATCACTTTGTGCTGATTGCAAACAATACTACATTAATTTAACCAATTACtacaataaacacaaaaatgataatactttttgtATGGATGTTGTTGATTTGGTAAGTGAATCGATTAGCAATTTActgtaaaagttaaatttttaactactgATTTATTGTAGATTAACACCACACAAAGTGATTGgagtttgaagtttaaatgtCACGTATCCAACTATGATTCTGAATGGATTTTACTTGTCATTTCgtctattatacttttaatcccaattttattttattttatcaattggcTAATATCTCAAGAAagatcaaatgtattattatcacgtgagtattttatatttatatatataatagttaatttgtGGACTTATGGTTAATTTGCAATATTCATTACTTCTTTATAGAAAACCGTTGGCATGAAAGATTTACTAATAACGCAGCATCGACTTCCGGTTACGTCGTCATATCCTAAGTTAGTTTTTGTGTCTATAAAACTCAGTACTTTAAAAACGTATTGCATTGTGACTCAAGTATGTTATAAGctggtaatataatttgttcaagtaattacaataattaagttAGTTCATCATATTTAGTGTCAACTGtgatatttgttaattatgagacataaaaataaaaaattactacaattatctattatgtttaattattaaagtatctaaaaacaaattgtaattgtaaattgttattattattgctttatttttatataattatattatgttatattttatttaatctgttccaatattatattttttgtaacttgGAATTCacaatattcaaatacttttatcCACCTtgtgttgaatattataaattcttttGATACTAACCTGATGTATTAGTATAGCGTTCGGTCGTTTCTACTCGACCAAATTGGTGCGAAATTCTAATTGGATACAGTACTCtgtgtgtacatatataatccttattttttgtatttaaacgtGCACGGATAAATGCAAATTGTTGGTCTCTAGCAGACAGCATTGTAATCTAACAGTGCTCCAATCCCACGTGTGCCTGACCATTGGAACtacagtatatatttttgtactgtCTTGAAATTTCAAaagatagtaataaaataataataattcaaaaactttagAGAAATGAATACCAAACGAATTGAAATTTTTgtctattgattatattatatttaattgatatattcaaaaaaatctaTACAACTACTgactaaacatattatgtgaCAAAGTGAGAGTAAAACATctagtttgttttaaaataataatcattgttattttttttatcttattttgcATATTGTATGCTTAAGTTGTTATTGTGTTTTGCAAAGTGTGtttgttatttacataattatggataaaaattatattttacattagtccataatcaaaacattattaaactGACTTGAATTGAATTATTGATGATAGTGCAGTGCTGATGTAGTTGGCAGGAATGTTAATTTGAAATGGAATAAAATATCTTGTgagtattgttatattaattttagattttgattttcagtttttaataacaaaatatttaaacatttaaagatttattcaatatattttttgcttttatttaagtatatgataatttaattaattgtataatttattaatattttttttgttagatattttaaaacttattaattactaatgaaAGTCTTAGATTTAatgttaattgatttataaactatagttttataataaaattaaaaattgttattaagtgtgttatgttaaaaaatgtgctactatgttttagttttacattactgtacaataatttacagttaaaattatgttcggacaataataaataattctaaatactTGATTATAGTAGTAATAACACATTTACAAGAATGTTGTTTGTTAAACAATATCAACATAACATTAGGTTCTCACTGCGGTCGCTGGAACTGTTTTAAAACctgaatgaaataaaattatttattaaaaacagatttggtatgaatttaattgtatacaatattttaatagatatgtatatcacaattgtaaataatttaataaatagtttgtaGACTGATgttaaagttcaaaatatttaataactaaggTAGTAAGGtagattaattaaacattttatatctaAGTTTTTTTAACTTCTGAttctcaattatttattatatgtaaaaatacaatacatagacaataatattataaaaatagttaaaaatgtattttatggatCATTAGTCACATACTCACatagtattatgttaatattaggtAGAAGTTATATACTTACTCTATTGAGTTTGTTAAATGAAGATCatcgatttttaacttttttagtaCTAGACGCTCGTTTGGCAGAAGCTAAGGGATTTCTAGGGGTGGTTGGACCATTTGTCAAACTATTAGATTTTCCACTTTCTTTGGTCGTGTTATCTTCACTACCACTATTTCCTGTTTGTGACTCAGTTTCACTGTTTATTTCagctaacaataataaatatcatatttataatattaaattaattttgactggattaaataaaaaagtataataattatgcaaataCCTTTTTCTTGAGCTTCTACTAAACCACTCACAGCCtggaaaaacataatttaaaattataagtatatatagtcagatataacaaacatttataaGTCTGAAGGAGGGTTTATAGATTTTGTtgcttttaagtttaaataaatacaaaaataaattaaaaccaagtacaatatttttattatagtataaataactgtataagtagTTAGTCAC includes:
- the LOC132922525 gene encoding osteopetrosis-associated transmembrane protein 1-like, coding for MVKIVHFFYTYIFYLNLKLLLASNVSISSTIDVLPDGCQSLLQSFANETARFTLCVVTNARPITVCEKCVNEFNQVFKRYEEIQKLHNNDSEVDCRAVLTNIDRLQVVYASYNYVLDMWEKASCKLCLNGTVFNDKTKGVMIRGDNLDECISKHINDTQLSNSSLCADCKQYYINLTNYYNKHKNDNTFCMDVVDLINTTQSDWSLKFKCHVSNYDSEWILLVISSIILLIPILFYFINWLISQERSNVLLSQNRWHERFTNNAASTSGYVVIS